The Kitasatospora sp. NBC_00374 genome has a segment encoding these proteins:
- a CDS encoding alpha/beta fold hydrolase — translation MSLGGAWRRWPKGRRAVVAGLLLALVAVLGGLGTVAASGSPPAVHREDRFLDLAETPGSATTVPIDTSFFTTGSGPRPAVLLAHGFGGSKEGEQARAEQLARSGYAVLTWSARGFGKSGGRIGLNAPDREVQDVRHLVDWLAQRPEVRLDAPGDPRVGITGASYGGGVALLGAAYDPRIDSVATQITWWNLADALFPQAVRGDGAADGVFKKLWAGIFFTTGSAGDLAGDGRGAAPQGPIGCGRFLDDLCAMYNRVATAGHADPEAVAMLDRSSPSSVADRIKVPTLVVQGQQDSLFPLDQGDRIARAVAANGAPVAVDWFAGGHDGGTEGSARVDSRVTAWFDHYLKQQTGTDTGPAFRVTRTGGVDSTGFQAVLRGADADAYPGLAGSGSRTVQLAGREQEIANPPGGTPPNISTVPGIGALAQASALGAGLALDFPGQYAGFDSAPLTGSLHLTGAPTTTITVHADRPDAVLFAKLYDLGPDGKQSLPQQLVAPLRVTGADAPAGRTVDITLPAVDHTFESGHRLRLVLATTDLAYASPGEPATYRISAAGPLTAPTVDGLRTEAAPLPARTWVLPLLALAAAALLLLVRRRGGHRAPDPALAGVPLQITGLGKRYRGATDRYAVRDLAFRVEQGQVLGLLGPNGAGKTTTLRMLMGLIRPDAGEIRIFGHAIRPGAPVLSRVGAFVEGAGFLPHLTGRANLHLYWRATGRPAEDAHLAEALAIADLGEALDRAVRTYSQGMRQRLAIAQAMLGLPELLILDEPTNGLDPPQIREMREVMIRYAAAGRTVIVSSHLLSEIEQSCTHLVVMDRGRLVTAGPIGEVVGAGEQLMVATPAAYDADARAVAADKVAALAGVGSADAVDGGLLVRLDGLTAGALLVELVRLEVPVERFGPHRRLEDAFLSLIGGTA, via the coding sequence AGGACCGCTTCCTCGACCTGGCCGAGACCCCGGGCAGCGCCACCACCGTCCCGATCGACACCTCCTTCTTCACCACCGGGTCCGGCCCACGCCCCGCCGTGCTGCTGGCACACGGTTTCGGCGGCTCCAAGGAGGGGGAGCAGGCCCGCGCCGAGCAGCTCGCCCGGTCCGGCTACGCGGTGCTGACCTGGTCGGCCCGCGGCTTCGGCAAGTCCGGCGGGAGGATCGGCCTGAACGCACCCGACCGCGAGGTGCAGGACGTCCGGCACCTGGTCGACTGGCTGGCCCAGCGCCCCGAGGTGCGGCTGGACGCTCCCGGCGACCCCAGGGTCGGCATCACCGGCGCCTCGTACGGCGGCGGGGTCGCACTGCTCGGCGCCGCGTACGACCCCCGGATCGACTCGGTGGCCACCCAGATCACCTGGTGGAACCTGGCCGACGCGCTCTTCCCGCAGGCCGTCCGGGGAGACGGCGCCGCCGACGGCGTGTTCAAGAAGCTGTGGGCCGGGATCTTCTTCACCACCGGCTCGGCCGGCGACCTGGCCGGCGACGGCCGCGGCGCCGCGCCGCAGGGCCCGATCGGCTGCGGCCGGTTCCTGGACGACCTGTGCGCGATGTACAACCGGGTCGCCACCGCCGGGCACGCCGACCCGGAGGCCGTCGCGATGCTGGACAGGTCCAGCCCGTCCTCGGTCGCCGACCGGATCAAGGTGCCCACGCTCGTCGTCCAGGGCCAGCAGGACTCGCTCTTCCCGCTCGACCAGGGCGACCGGATCGCCCGCGCCGTCGCCGCCAACGGCGCCCCGGTGGCCGTCGACTGGTTCGCCGGCGGCCACGACGGCGGCACCGAGGGCAGCGCCCGGGTCGACTCCCGGGTCACCGCCTGGTTCGACCACTACCTCAAGCAGCAGACCGGCACCGACACCGGCCCCGCCTTCCGGGTCACCCGTACCGGTGGCGTCGACTCCACCGGCTTCCAGGCCGTCCTGCGCGGCGCCGACGCCGACGCCTACCCCGGACTGGCCGGCAGCGGTTCGCGGACCGTGCAGCTGGCGGGCCGCGAGCAGGAGATCGCCAACCCGCCCGGCGGCACCCCGCCCAACATCTCCACCGTGCCGGGCATCGGAGCCCTCGCCCAGGCCTCCGCGCTCGGCGCCGGCCTCGCCCTGGACTTCCCCGGCCAGTACGCCGGCTTCGACTCCGCTCCGCTGACCGGCAGCCTGCACCTCACCGGCGCCCCCACCACCACGATCACCGTGCACGCCGACCGGCCGGACGCCGTGCTCTTCGCCAAGCTCTACGACCTCGGCCCGGACGGCAAGCAGTCGCTGCCCCAGCAACTGGTCGCCCCGCTGCGGGTGACCGGCGCCGACGCACCCGCCGGCCGGACGGTCGACATCACCCTGCCCGCCGTCGACCACACCTTCGAGTCCGGCCACCGGCTGCGCCTGGTGCTGGCCACCACCGACCTGGCGTACGCCTCGCCCGGCGAGCCCGCCACCTACCGGATCTCCGCCGCCGGGCCGCTCACCGCACCCACCGTGGACGGGCTGCGCACCGAGGCCGCCCCGCTGCCCGCCCGCACCTGGGTCCTGCCGCTGCTCGCCCTCGCCGCCGCCGCGCTGCTGCTGCTCGTCCGCCGCCGCGGCGGCCACCGGGCACCCGACCCGGCCCTGGCCGGGGTGCCGCTGCAGATCACCGGCCTCGGCAAGCGCTACCGCGGCGCCACCGACCGGTACGCCGTCCGCGATCTGGCCTTCCGGGTCGAACAGGGGCAGGTGCTGGGTCTGCTCGGGCCGAACGGCGCGGGCAAGACCACCACGCTGCGGATGCTGATGGGCCTGATCCGCCCCGACGCCGGCGAGATCCGGATCTTCGGGCACGCGATCCGCCCCGGCGCCCCGGTGCTCTCCCGGGTCGGCGCCTTCGTCGAGGGCGCCGGCTTCCTGCCGCACCTCACCGGCCGCGCCAACCTGCACCTGTACTGGCGGGCCACCGGCCGCCCGGCCGAGGACGCCCACCTCGCGGAGGCGCTCGCCATCGCCGACCTCGGCGAGGCCCTGGACCGCGCGGTCCGCACCTACTCCCAGGGCATGCGCCAGCGCCTGGCGATCGCCCAGGCCATGCTCGGCCTGCCCGAACTGCTCATCCTCGACGAGCCGACCAACGGACTCGACCCGCCGCAGATCCGCGAGATGCGCGAGGTGATGATCCGCTACGCCGCCGCCGGACGCACCGTCATCGTCTCCAGCCACCTGCTCTCCGAGATCGAGCAGAGCTGCACCCACCTGGTCGTGATGGACCGCGGCCGGCTGGTCACCGCCGGCCCGATCGGCGAGGTGGTCGGCGCGGGCGAGCAGCTCATGGTCGCGACCCCCGCGGCCTACGACGCCGACGCCCGGGCGGTGGCCGCCGACAAGGTGGCCGCCCTGGCCGGCGTCGGCTCGGCCGACGCCGTCGACGGCGGGCTGCTGGTCCGGCTGGACGGCCTGACGGCCGGCGCCCTGCTGGTCGAACTGGTCCGGCTGGAGGTACCGGTCGAACGCTTCGGGCCGCACCGCCGGCTGGAGGACGCGTTCCTGTCACTGATCGGAGGTACGGCATGA